The following proteins are encoded in a genomic region of Candidatus Methylospira mobilis:
- a CDS encoding DUF2235 domain-containing protein, with the protein MTKNLVVFCDGTWNRVDRTTVDGHPCPTNVLSLFEATLPADRNNNPQIVHYIEGVGTRRMERLSGGGFGYGISDNIKNAYAFIISNYEPGDRIFLFGFSRGAYTARSIAGLIRNMGILKREKLHLINKAYDCYKDTSDEWHPNSDQSKAFRAENTHQNETIWFLGVWDTVGALGAPFGLVPGWIVNKLFKCNFHDVLLSSSIESAYHALAIDERRWPFRPTLWTLNQTHRERNQLNKDSTGVFLYEQKWFPGVHSNVGGGYADQGLSDCSLAWMADKAAARGLNIDLGMLVDPPFAPDLSKDIDDSQTIFYRIATVLFVKLPGMVIRSVFPASDRPLLDHLRFNGDYVRPIDDPEDLSECAKKKLAINQPCYCPRNNPARELDINETVQVSICAAQYWNHSGVLVKPGQSFHFEASGTWCDSDYQSPPDGYENYPGKHWMSWFKWSRRCRTANWFVLIGAVGKTCSNGKMHVLGAGKYAEAPFTPQREGELLCFANDTFGFYRNNSGAVTLKITRIS; encoded by the coding sequence ATGACAAAAAATCTGGTGGTATTTTGCGACGGAACCTGGAATCGTGTGGATCGGACAACGGTGGATGGACATCCATGCCCGACGAATGTCCTGAGTCTTTTTGAGGCTACGTTGCCCGCTGACCGAAACAATAACCCGCAAATCGTTCACTATATCGAAGGCGTCGGTACGCGCCGGATGGAAAGGCTCAGCGGCGGCGGTTTCGGCTATGGCATTTCCGATAATATCAAGAACGCATACGCTTTTATTATCAGCAATTACGAACCGGGCGACAGGATATTCTTGTTCGGATTCAGCCGCGGCGCGTATACCGCGAGAAGTATTGCGGGACTGATCCGCAATATGGGGATATTGAAAAGAGAAAAGCTGCACTTGATCAACAAGGCTTATGATTGCTACAAAGATACCAGCGATGAATGGCATCCGAATTCCGATCAATCGAAAGCGTTCCGCGCAGAAAACACCCATCAAAACGAAACCATATGGTTTCTCGGCGTGTGGGATACCGTCGGCGCTTTGGGAGCGCCTTTCGGCCTGGTGCCGGGCTGGATAGTAAACAAACTTTTCAAATGCAACTTCCATGACGTCCTGCTTAGCTCCAGCATTGAAAGCGCTTATCATGCCCTGGCCATTGATGAAAGACGTTGGCCGTTCCGCCCGACGTTATGGACGCTTAATCAAACGCATCGAGAAAGAAATCAGCTCAACAAGGACAGCACAGGCGTTTTTCTATACGAGCAGAAATGGTTTCCCGGAGTTCACTCGAATGTGGGAGGCGGATATGCCGATCAGGGTCTTTCGGATTGCTCCCTTGCCTGGATGGCGGACAAGGCGGCCGCACGCGGTTTGAATATCGATCTCGGCATGCTTGTCGATCCGCCGTTTGCGCCGGATTTGTCTAAAGATATCGACGATTCCCAGACAATTTTCTATCGGATTGCGACGGTTTTATTTGTAAAATTGCCCGGCATGGTAATCCGCTCCGTGTTTCCGGCAAGCGACAGGCCGCTGCTCGACCATCTCCGCTTTAACGGAGACTATGTGCGCCCTATAGACGACCCTGAGGATTTATCGGAGTGCGCGAAGAAAAAACTGGCGATAAATCAGCCTTGTTATTGTCCGCGCAATAATCCGGCGCGTGAATTGGATATAAACGAAACCGTTCAAGTATCGATTTGTGCGGCGCAGTATTGGAATCATAGCGGCGTTCTCGTCAAGCCCGGACAATCGTTTCATTTCGAAGCCAGCGGAACATGGTGCGACAGCGATTACCAATCACCCCCCGATGGGTACGAAAATTACCCGGGAAAACATTGGATGTCCTGGTTCAAATGGAGCCGCCGCTGCCGCACGGCAAACTGGTTTGTATTGATAGGCGCGGTGGGGAAAACCTGCTCGAACGGCAAAATGCATGTGCTTGGCGCAGGAAAGTATGCCGAGGCGCCGTTTACGCCTCAACGTGAGGGAGAGCTTCTTTGTTTCGCAAACGATACCTTCGGATTCTATCGCAACAACAGCGGCGCTGTCACTTTGAAGATAACACGGATAAGCTAG